GTGGACACAGCGGCGGCGGCGCGAGGCTGGGCGGCTGGCGAGCAGGGTCCCGGGCTGCGGGTGTGGCGCGGTCTGGCCGGGATCGGGGTCACCGGGCTGCTGGTGCCCGAGCGGTTCGACGGGCTCGGTGCCGACGCCGTCGGCCTGGTGGTGGCCTTCGAGCGGCTCGGGTACCACGCGGTGCCTGGGCCGTGGGTGGACACCGCCGCCGTGCTGCCGATGCTGCTGGAGGACGAGCTGCTGGCCGGGGTGGCCTCCGGCGAGACGATCGCCTCGATCGCGCTGCCGCCGCACGTTCCGTACGCGCTGGACGCGGATGTGGCCGAGGCGCGGATCGCGGTGGCCGGTACGCGGCTACGTGCTTTCACCCCCGGCAGGCCGCTGACCTCGGTCGATCCCTGCCGCAGGCTGTTCGAGGTACGCGAGGGCGAGGTGCTCGGCACCGCGGTCGACCCGCCCCTGGCCTTCGACACCGGTGTGCTGGCCACCGCGGCCCAGCTGCTCGGCGCGGGCCAGTGGCTGCTGGACGCCGCGGTGGACTATGCGTGTCGGCGCAGGCAGTACGGCCGCGAGATCGGCCGCTATCAGGCGGTCAAGCACCTGCTGGCCGATGTGGTCACCCGGCTGGAGCTGGCCAGGCCGCTGCTGCACGCGGCCGCGATCGCGGTCCGGGACGGTGCGCCGAGCCGGGCACGGGACGTGTCCGCGGCCAAGGTGGCGGCGGGCGAGGCCGCCGCCCTCGCGGCCCGTACCGGGCTACAGGTGCATGGCGCGATCGGCTACACCGCGGAGCACGAGCTCGGGCTGCGGCTGACCAAGGTGCGCGCGCTGGTGGCGGCCTGGGGAACGCAGGGCCTGCACCGCCGCCGGGTGCTGGACGCCGTCACCGGGACGGCCGCATGACGCCGGAGCAGCAGGCGCTCGGCGAGACGGTGCGTGCCGTGCTGCGGCGCTCCGCCGAGCGGGACGTATGGCCGCTGCTGTGTGCGCAGGTCGGGGTGGCGGCGCTGGCGATCCCGGAGTCGTTCGGCGGGCTGGGCGCCGGGCTGGCCGAGCTGCAGGTGGTCGCCGAGGAGCTGGGGCGGGAGCTGGTGCCCTGCCCCTTCCTGGGTTCCCCTGTGCTCGCCGCGCAGGCCCTGCTGGAGTGCGGGGACCAGGCAGCCTGTGCCCGGCTGCTGCCCGGAATCGCCGAGGGCAGGGTGACCGCGCTGGCCTGGGCGGACGAGCACGGCCGCTGGTCGCCGGAGCACGGCTGCGCCGTTTCCACCGGGTCCGTGCTGGACGGGCGGGCGGAGTACGTGCTGGACGCCGACCTCGCCGAGGCACTGCTGGTGGTGGCCGAGGTGGATGGTGAGCTCGGCCTGTTCGAGGTGGATCCTGCGCGGGCCGGGGTGCGGCGGTCGGAGTCGATGGACCCTGCCCGCCGCCTGGCCACCGTCGAGCTGCGGGGTGTTCCCGGCCTGCGAATCGGCGGGGACTTCCGGGCGGGCCTGCGCCGGGTGCGGGAGACCGCCTGCGCGGTGCTGGCCGCCGAGCAGGCGGGTGCGGCGGCCCGCGCGCTGGAGATCACCGTGGAGTACACCAAGCAGCGACAGCAGTTCGGCAGGCCGATCGGCGGTTTCCAGGCGCTCAAGCATCGGATGGCCGATCTGTACGTGCTGGTCGAGACGGCGTACTCCGCGGCCCGCGCGGTGCAGGGAGCCGGGCCGGACCGGGGCAGGCTGGCCGCGGCCGCCAAGGTGCACTGCTCCGAGGCCCTGTCCACGGTGGCCGCCGAGATGATCCAGCTGCACGGGGGAATCGGTGTCACCTGGGAACATCCGGCGCACCGCTACTTCAAACGCGCACACGGCGCCGCCCAGCTCTTCGGTCAACCACATGAGTACCTCCCCCAACTGCTGTGAGTGGCCCGTTCCCTGCATTTTTCGCAGGGGAACACAGTGGCGCGTCAGCGCCTCCGTCTGGGTGGCGGTGGGAGACGGGTGGGAGGGCCACTCACAGCAGAGGTCAGCGGACCTGGAGGTCGATGCAGGCGTAGAAGGCGTTGGCGGTGTCACCGATGTTCCACACCGCGAGCACCTTCTGCCTGCCACTCACCCCGCCCAGGTTCACCGTGTGCGAGACCGAGGGCGGCGGCTGCTGGTTGTGGCCGTCGACCTCGGCGATCTTGCGGCCGTTCAGGAAGTACTCGTAGTTCGCCGTGCGGTGCCGCGCGGTGAACGTCCAGTTGAAGGTCACCGTGTTCCCGACCGAGGTCGCGCGCCAGCCCTTGCTGTCGTCGTCCAGCTCGGCGAACCGGGAGTTGCCGCCGCTGCAGCTACGCAGGCCCTTGGGGCCCTCGACGCTCTGCGGTTCCCACTTGATCTGGCCACAGGGCACGGTGCCCTGAGCACATTGCGCCTGCCTGCTCGGCGGCGAGGACACGTACCCGTGCGCGTTGGCGACTCCCGCCGGGACGACCACGAGGGCGAGCGGAGCGATACCCGCACCCACCGCAGCGGCAACGAGCTTCCGTTTCGTATGCATGTCGACTCCTCTTCGGAGAACGGCGTTCCCAGTGGCGTTCCGACAGATCCGGCATTCCGGGATCTTCGAAAAGCAGGGGCCACTACAAGGAGGGAACGGTAGGGCGAAGAGCCAGGAACGGCCCTTCACCATGAGGGCGACATTGGCATCGGCGTACCGCGGCGAGCCGGCTCCCATTCCACGGTCATGCTTACCAATGTGGTCCAGACCATACGACGCCGTTTCCATTGTGGTCAAGAGGCGACAACGCGAGACCGGAACGGGTTAACGGGTTTCCGTAGCGCATTGCAGCAGGCGCACTCATTCCGATGCGTCCACTGCAACGGAAACCATTCTTGGCGCCTTGAGGACAGTTCCTGACCAATCCTTCACGGCAGATGGTGACTCCACGAATCCGCATCCGGCTTCCTTTCACTCACACGAGTGAACTTGTTCCACCCCCGGAACGGGAACATTCCATGGGACCGGGAAAGCCGCCGAACCCCCATGCGTGCCCCGAACCGGCGTCGGGGTTCCCCCGGTTCGGTCTCCGGGCGCGTCCCGGATGCAACCTGGCCTGCGTGCTGGGAATCCTGTCCGGTGCGTGCCGCGACCGCGGCCACAGGGACGTCTACGAGAAGGGGGACAACCACCATGTCCGAGCCACGGACGCCGGAAGCCGCAGCACAACGCCTCGGCATGCGGTCGGCCGGGATACTGGCGCTGGCAGGCACCGCACTCACGATCGTGAGCACCCTCCTCCAGCAACGGATGGACATCCCGCGCGGCGACCCACTTGGGGTGCTCGCCCACATCGATGCGCGACCGTGGTTCGCCGCGGCCCTGGCCGGCATGCTCGGGATGTTGTGCTGGGGCATGGCCTTCACGGCAGCCGGTCGCAGCCTCCGGGACCCTGCGGGCAGGACGCTCGCCCGGCTGGCCGAACCCGTGCTTCTCGTCGCGGTCGCGGTGTTCGCGGTGCACTACGCACACGACGGGTTCAGCGGCGGCGCGCTCGCCGCGCAGTGGTCCTCCGGTGAGCGGGAACCGGCCGCCGCCCTTGCGGACAGCCGCGTCATCGAGGCGCTGATCGGCGGCACCTCCATCCTGTCCCAGACCCTCATCGGCCTGGCGCTGGCGCTGTACGCCCTGGCGATGCTGCGCGGCAGGCAGTACCCGCGGGTGCTGTCCTGGGTGGGCCTCGTCGGTTCCGCCGGATGGTTTCTCGGCGGCTCGGCGCTGTTCCTGCGCCTGCCCGGAATGTCGTTCGAGGTCCTGCTCCCCTGCACCGGGCTGGCCACGGTCTGGGTGGTGGGTGTCGGGATCACGCTGCTGCGCGCCCGGGTCCCGCGCCGCTAGAACCAGTCGTCCGGCCGCGGCCAGGTGAGCAGTCCGCCAAGGTCCTCGCGCGGCTGGCCGTCCCCGGCACCGTCCGGCTCGGTGACCGTGTAGCGGCCGCGATAGAACAGCAGCGGCCGCTCGTCCCGGATCTCGCCCAGCGTGGTCACTCTGCCGATGACCACATAATGATCGCCGGCCTCGTGCACCGCATCCAGCTCGCAGTCCAGCCAGGTCAGCGCGCCGTGCAGCAGCGGGGCGCCGGAAGGAACCGTGCTCCACTCCACGGCGGCGAACTTGTCCTCGCCCCGCGCGCCGAACACCCCGCTCACCGCGCGCTGCCCCGCGGCCAGCACGTTCACCGCGAAATGCCCCGCCCGCTCGATGGCCCGCCAGCTGCGCGAGGTGCGGGCCGGGCAGAACAGCACCAGCGGCGGGTCGAGGGACAGCGCCGCGAAGGACTGGCAGGCGAACCCGACCGGCTGGTCCCCGTCCAGGCCGGTGACCACCGTGACGCCCGTGCAGAAGTGCCCGAGTACCGACCGGAACCGGGCGGAGTCGAAGGCGGGGGCGGCCGGGGTACTCATTGCTCGCGCGCACCGACCGAGAAGTCGTGCCCCCACAGGCTGACCGCGGTGCTCTCCCGCGCGATCCAGCTCTGGTCGTCCACCTGCCTGCCCTCGCAGCCGAACTCCACATCGAACCCACCGGGGGTCTTCATGTAGAAGGACAGCATCAGGTCGTTCACATGCCTGCCGAGGGTGGCCGACATCGGCACCTTCCGCCGCAGCGCGCGGTCGAGGCACAGCCCGACGTCGTCGGTGTTCTCCACCTCGACCATCAGGTGCACGATCCCGCTCGGCGTCGGCATCGGCAGGAACGCCAGGCTGTGGTGCCGCGGGTTGCAGCCGAAGAACCGCAGCCAGGCAGGCTCGCCGTCCGCGGGCCTGCCCACCAGCTGCGGGGGAAGGCGCATCGAGTCGCGCAGCCGGAACCCGAGC
The sequence above is drawn from the Amycolatopsis aidingensis genome and encodes:
- a CDS encoding acyl-CoA dehydrogenase family protein: MRFALSTEHKDFAASIGDFLSDVDTAAAARGWAAGEQGPGLRVWRGLAGIGVTGLLVPERFDGLGADAVGLVVAFERLGYHAVPGPWVDTAAVLPMLLEDELLAGVASGETIASIALPPHVPYALDADVAEARIAVAGTRLRAFTPGRPLTSVDPCRRLFEVREGEVLGTAVDPPLAFDTGVLATAAQLLGAGQWLLDAAVDYACRRRQYGREIGRYQAVKHLLADVVTRLELARPLLHAAAIAVRDGAPSRARDVSAAKVAAGEAAALAARTGLQVHGAIGYTAEHELGLRLTKVRALVAAWGTQGLHRRRVLDAVTGTAA
- a CDS encoding acyl-CoA dehydrogenase family protein; protein product: MTPEQQALGETVRAVLRRSAERDVWPLLCAQVGVAALAIPESFGGLGAGLAELQVVAEELGRELVPCPFLGSPVLAAQALLECGDQAACARLLPGIAEGRVTALAWADEHGRWSPEHGCAVSTGSVLDGRAEYVLDADLAEALLVVAEVDGELGLFEVDPARAGVRRSESMDPARRLATVELRGVPGLRIGGDFRAGLRRVRETACAVLAAEQAGAAARALEITVEYTKQRQQFGRPIGGFQALKHRMADLYVLVETAYSAARAVQGAGPDRGRLAAAAKVHCSEALSTVAAEMIQLHGGIGVTWEHPAHRYFKRAHGAAQLFGQPHEYLPQLL
- a CDS encoding lytic polysaccharide monooxygenase auxiliary activity family 9 protein, yielding MHTKRKLVAAAVGAGIAPLALVVVPAGVANAHGYVSSPPSRQAQCAQGTVPCGQIKWEPQSVEGPKGLRSCSGGNSRFAELDDDSKGWRATSVGNTVTFNWTFTARHRTANYEYFLNGRKIAEVDGHNQQPPPSVSHTVNLGGVSGRQKVLAVWNIGDTANAFYACIDLQVR
- a CDS encoding DUF4386 family protein, translated to MSEPRTPEAAAQRLGMRSAGILALAGTALTIVSTLLQQRMDIPRGDPLGVLAHIDARPWFAAALAGMLGMLCWGMAFTAAGRSLRDPAGRTLARLAEPVLLVAVAVFAVHYAHDGFSGGALAAQWSSGEREPAAALADSRVIEALIGGTSILSQTLIGLALALYALAMLRGRQYPRVLSWVGLVGSAGWFLGGSALFLRLPGMSFEVLLPCTGLATVWVVGVGITLLRARVPRR
- the hsaB gene encoding 3-hydroxy-9,10-secoandrosta-1,3,5(10)-triene-9,17-dione monooxygenase reductase subunit translates to MSTPAAPAFDSARFRSVLGHFCTGVTVVTGLDGDQPVGFACQSFAALSLDPPLVLFCPARTSRSWRAIERAGHFAVNVLAAGQRAVSGVFGARGEDKFAAVEWSTVPSGAPLLHGALTWLDCELDAVHEAGDHYVVIGRVTTLGEIRDERPLLFYRGRYTVTEPDGAGDGQPREDLGGLLTWPRPDDWF